In one Mycobacteroides chelonae genomic region, the following are encoded:
- the arc gene encoding proteasome ATPase — translation MSESERSEAYGTPDAAELERLRREVAALRQELEGSAAHGSGDTGRLRDLNQLEARIDSLNARNAKLMDTLKEARQQLLALREEVDRLGQPPSGYGVLLAVQADDTVDVFTSGRKMRVTCSPNIETAELRRGQTVRLNEALTVVEAGNFESVGEISTLRELLDDGHRALVVGHADEERIVWLADPLIAPDLSEVSEDADGADLKPRKLRPGDSLLVDTKAGYAFERIPKAEVEDLVLEEVPDVSYSDIGGLTRQIEQIRDAVELPFLHKDLYREYALRPPKGVLLYGPPGCGKTLIAKAVANSLAKKMAELRGDDSREAKSYFLNIKGPELLNKFVGETERHIRLIFQRAREKASDGTPVIVFFDEMDSIFRTRGTGVSSDVETTVVPQLLSEIDGVEGLENVIVIGASNREDMIDPAILRPGRLDVKIKIERPDAESAQDIFSKYLTDKLPVNTDDLAEFGGDRGLTIKAMIEKVVDRMYAEIDDNRFLEVTYANGDKEVMYFKDFNSGAMIQNVVDRAKKNAIKAVLETGQKGLRIQHLLDSIVDEFAENEDLPNTTNPDDWARISGKKGERIVYIRTLVTGKSSSASRAIDTESSLGQYL, via the coding sequence ATGAGTGAGTCGGAGCGTTCAGAGGCGTACGGCACACCGGATGCCGCCGAACTGGAACGGCTACGTCGAGAGGTTGCGGCCCTTCGCCAGGAGCTGGAAGGCAGCGCGGCCCACGGATCTGGTGACACCGGTCGTCTGCGCGACCTGAACCAGCTTGAGGCTCGTATCGACTCCCTGAATGCGCGCAACGCCAAGCTGATGGACACCCTCAAAGAGGCCCGTCAGCAGCTCTTGGCGCTGCGTGAGGAGGTTGACCGGCTGGGCCAGCCGCCGAGCGGTTATGGCGTGTTGCTGGCCGTGCAGGCCGACGACACGGTGGACGTGTTCACCTCCGGCCGCAAGATGCGGGTGACTTGCTCTCCCAACATCGAGACCGCCGAGCTGCGACGGGGGCAGACCGTGCGCCTCAACGAGGCGCTCACGGTGGTCGAGGCCGGCAACTTCGAATCGGTCGGTGAGATCAGCACGCTGCGGGAGCTGCTGGACGACGGTCATCGCGCGCTCGTGGTGGGGCATGCCGACGAGGAACGCATCGTCTGGCTGGCCGATCCGCTGATCGCGCCCGATCTCTCCGAGGTGTCCGAGGATGCCGACGGAGCGGATCTGAAGCCCCGGAAACTGCGGCCCGGCGATTCGTTGCTGGTTGATACCAAGGCCGGATATGCCTTCGAGCGGATTCCCAAGGCCGAGGTCGAGGATCTGGTGCTCGAAGAGGTGCCCGACGTCAGCTACAGCGACATCGGTGGCCTGACGAGGCAGATCGAGCAGATCCGCGACGCGGTGGAGCTGCCGTTCCTGCACAAGGACCTCTATCGGGAGTACGCCCTGCGTCCGCCCAAGGGTGTGCTGCTGTACGGGCCCCCCGGATGCGGAAAGACACTCATCGCCAAGGCCGTCGCCAACTCGCTGGCCAAGAAGATGGCAGAGCTGCGTGGCGATGACTCGCGCGAGGCCAAGTCCTACTTCTTGAACATCAAGGGCCCGGAGCTGCTCAACAAGTTCGTCGGCGAGACCGAGCGGCATATCCGCCTGATCTTCCAGCGGGCCCGCGAAAAGGCTTCGGACGGTACGCCGGTCATCGTCTTCTTCGATGAGATGGACTCGATCTTCCGCACTCGTGGTACCGGCGTCAGCTCCGATGTGGAGACGACGGTCGTGCCGCAGCTGCTGTCCGAGATCGACGGTGTCGAGGGCCTCGAGAACGTCATCGTCATCGGCGCCTCCAACCGTGAAGACATGATCGACCCGGCGATCCTGCGGCCCGGCCGCCTCGACGTGAAGATCAAGATCGAACGGCCGGATGCGGAGTCTGCGCAAGACATCTTCTCCAAGTACCTCACCGACAAACTGCCGGTGAACACCGACGATCTGGCGGAATTCGGCGGCGATCGCGGGCTGACCATCAAGGCCATGATCGAGAAGGTCGTGGACCGGATGTACGCCGAGATCGACGACAACCGTTTCCTGGAGGTCACCTACGCCAACGGTGACAAGGAAGTCATGTACTTCAAGGACTTCAACTCCGGCGCCATGATTCAGAACGTCGTGGACCGCGCGAAGAAGAACGCCATCAAGGCGGTGCTGGAGACCGGTCAGAAGGGTCTGCGTATTCAGCATCTGCTCGACTCGATCGTCGACGAGTTCGCCGAGAACGAGGACCTGCCCAATACCACCAATCCGGATGACTGGGCACGGATCTCGGGCAAGAAGGGCGAGCGCATCGTCTACATCCGTACGCTGGTCACCGGCAAGAGCTCCAGCGCCAGCCGCGCCATCGACACCGAATCGAGCCTGGGCCAGTACCTGTAG
- a CDS encoding class I SAM-dependent methyltransferase: MSGRRLDQTASLTAQFNAWQRAAESMQRDGLLNDPQSGWFVTHPLLRAALASPTVARWGLRLVDRWCAGLHALIVLRRRVSDDEVRSAARSGIGQVVMLGAGFDTSSQQLGSLPVTVFEVDAPTTQQAKQHLIAEHRGDESRLAWVPCDFERDDLTSRLLGAGFDTAAPSLVVWLGVTYYLTEAALESTLAQLTKLCAPGSRLVLDYGDPDIVGPDSRRREVRRGSRSVSRRGEPYRTGMTARQADELLARQGFQTTEQLRIPELLRRYDPTGARALAPGDWTTVVTARRG, from the coding sequence ATGTCTGGACGCCGGCTCGACCAAACCGCAAGTCTGACCGCACAGTTCAACGCGTGGCAGCGCGCTGCCGAGTCGATGCAGCGCGATGGCCTGCTGAACGATCCACAGTCCGGATGGTTCGTGACCCATCCGCTGCTGCGTGCGGCACTGGCATCTCCCACCGTGGCCAGGTGGGGCCTGCGTCTGGTGGACCGATGGTGCGCGGGCCTTCATGCCCTCATCGTGCTGCGCCGCCGGGTGTCCGACGACGAAGTGCGGTCCGCCGCGCGATCCGGCATCGGTCAAGTGGTGATGCTGGGGGCGGGCTTCGACACCTCGAGTCAGCAGCTCGGTTCCCTGCCCGTCACCGTATTCGAGGTCGACGCACCCACCACCCAGCAGGCGAAACAACATCTCATCGCCGAACACCGCGGTGATGAGTCGCGGCTGGCCTGGGTCCCCTGCGATTTCGAGCGCGATGACCTGACGTCGCGTCTGCTTGGCGCCGGATTCGATACGGCCGCACCCTCACTCGTGGTGTGGCTCGGCGTGACCTACTACCTCACCGAGGCCGCCCTCGAGTCGACCCTGGCGCAACTGACGAAGCTCTGCGCACCGGGAAGCAGGCTCGTCCTGGATTACGGTGATCCCGATATCGTCGGCCCCGACAGTCGCCGTCGCGAAGTCCGGCGCGGATCGCGGTCCGTCTCCCGGCGCGGCGAGCCGTACCGCACGGGCATGACGGCGAGACAGGCCGACGAACTGCTTGCGCGCCAAGGCTTTCAGACCACCGAGCAGCTGCGGATACCCGAGCTGCTGCGTCGCTACGATCCCACCGGCGCGCGTGCACTCGCACCCGGCGACTGGACCACGGTGGTCACAGCCCGCCGCGGGTGA
- a CDS encoding maleylpyruvate isomerase family mycothiol-dependent enzyme yields MKPREMLSAERTSLAEFLHTLTEDDWLAPSLCAGWRVRDVVAHAAVDAVSLGVYLGTALRNPSINKLNDALVERTGHLSNEELLHHFESAVRPGAFGKMAPAALHTDAMVHHQDIRRPLGRPRAIPEDRLVFALDHPDFGAHPKRYTKGLRFMANDVDWAKGNGPHVCGTGEALVLAMAGRPVVLGELEGDGVPTLAARMR; encoded by the coding sequence ATGAAACCCCGAGAAATGCTTTCCGCCGAGCGCACCAGCCTGGCCGAGTTCCTGCACACATTGACCGAAGACGATTGGTTGGCTCCGTCACTGTGCGCGGGCTGGCGGGTCCGCGATGTCGTGGCACACGCCGCCGTCGACGCGGTATCGCTGGGTGTCTATCTGGGGACCGCGCTACGGAACCCATCGATCAACAAGCTCAACGATGCATTGGTGGAGCGCACCGGTCACCTGTCGAATGAAGAGCTGTTGCACCATTTCGAGTCGGCAGTGCGGCCCGGAGCGTTTGGCAAGATGGCGCCCGCGGCACTTCATACCGACGCCATGGTGCACCACCAGGATATTCGGCGACCACTGGGCAGGCCGCGTGCCATTCCCGAGGACCGGCTGGTCTTTGCGTTGGATCATCCCGACTTTGGCGCCCACCCGAAGCGGTACACCAAGGGGCTGAGGTTCATGGCCAACGACGTGGATTGGGCGAAAGGCAATGGCCCGCACGTGTGCGGCACCGGGGAGGCGCTGGTGCTGGCGATGGCGGGCCGTCCGGTGGTGCTCGGTGAGCTGGAAGGTGACGGTGTGCCGACGCTGGCGGCACGGATGCGCTGA
- a CDS encoding sigma-70 family RNA polymerase sigma factor, which produces MRAFYDEYAGPLHRYVMYLTHDSALAEDIVQEVLLRAWRHPTLVNQTEGSARAWLFTVAHNLVRDNARSSRFRSEIATAETPEFASPDQVDATLDAWLVAEALRTLSTDHRAVILRAYYRGSSVADISAELGVPEGTVKSRLHYGVRALRLSLQEMGVTR; this is translated from the coding sequence ATGCGGGCCTTTTACGACGAGTACGCAGGCCCGCTGCATCGCTATGTCATGTACCTGACCCACGACTCGGCGCTGGCGGAAGACATCGTGCAGGAGGTGCTGTTGCGAGCCTGGCGGCATCCGACGCTGGTCAACCAGACGGAAGGGTCGGCGAGGGCATGGCTGTTTACGGTCGCCCACAACCTGGTCCGTGATAACGCACGTAGCTCGCGCTTTCGCAGCGAGATAGCCACCGCCGAGACACCCGAGTTCGCCTCTCCCGATCAGGTGGACGCAACGCTGGACGCGTGGCTGGTGGCCGAAGCGCTGCGCACGTTGTCCACCGATCACCGCGCCGTCATCCTGCGTGCGTATTACCGGGGGAGTTCAGTCGCCGACATATCCGCCGAGCTGGGGGTGCCTGAGGGCACCGTCAAGTCACGCCTGCACTATGGCGTGCGTGCGCTTCGGTTGTCGCTGCAGGAAATGGGGGTCACACGATGA
- a CDS encoding anti-sigma factor family protein: MTVEHVYADWDAAYVLGALSSAERREYEQHLVDCVSCQRALSEVTAMPGLLSKVDRGYAEKMELEDPPVLAKPATSCPVQALWPKLQARWRRQSAVRRLAYVGAVAVAAAVALTVSLVPPPWYHRPAPMNVAAGSLPAGEHWQPMRQVTPSPLSAQVAIVQDGAGTRIEMWCSYPAYGDDPDDSAAPYALRVGTRAGGNIIASSWTAKPGSAMMTSMTVPVAQDQIESVQVIDNHGDAVPLVFLELRR; this comes from the coding sequence ATGACTGTGGAGCATGTTTACGCCGACTGGGACGCCGCCTATGTGCTGGGTGCGCTCTCGTCCGCCGAGCGGCGTGAATACGAACAGCACCTGGTCGACTGTGTCAGCTGCCAGCGCGCGCTGTCCGAGGTGACAGCCATGCCCGGTCTGCTGTCCAAGGTTGATCGCGGTTACGCCGAGAAGATGGAACTCGAAGACCCGCCCGTGCTCGCCAAGCCCGCCACCAGCTGCCCGGTACAGGCGCTGTGGCCCAAGCTGCAGGCCCGGTGGCGGCGGCAGAGCGCAGTGCGCCGGCTCGCCTATGTGGGTGCGGTCGCGGTGGCCGCCGCTGTCGCGCTGACGGTCTCGTTGGTGCCGCCGCCGTGGTATCACCGGCCCGCACCGATGAATGTCGCCGCGGGTTCGTTGCCGGCGGGGGAGCATTGGCAGCCGATGCGCCAGGTGACGCCCTCACCGCTGAGCGCTCAAGTGGCCATTGTCCAGGACGGTGCCGGCACCCGTATCGAAATGTGGTGCAGCTATCCGGCATACGGAGACGACCCGGATGACTCGGCGGCACCCTATGCACTGCGCGTCGGCACCCGAGCCGGCGGGAACATCATCGCCAGTTCGTGGACGGCCAAGCCGGGCTCCGCGATGATGACATCGATGACCGTCCCGGTGGCGCAGGATCAGATCGAGAGCGTCCAGGTGATCGACAATCACGGTGACGCCGTGCCGTTGGTGTTCCTCGAACTGCGTCGCTGA
- a CDS encoding thiamine pyrophosphate-binding protein yields the protein MRLVDWLVLELRRHHVDVVFGVDGANIEDLYDAVHYAPGIQAVVAKHEFSAGTMADGYARAASRMSVVAATSGGGAVNLVPALAESYASRVPVLAIVGQPPRPLEGNGAFQDGSGRAGSMDLQAVFRPISGYCTRVENPEEIAEALGHALAALRDGLPAVLLIPKDVQQARLHATPQLPEPHVRPGAVPAQLADFAKHLADAPGRVLVVAGPEVARHNARGELSDLLDRLDAFVAVSPDAKDAVDGDDPRLLGVIGVMGHPAVERVLRHGVTCVCIGTTMPVMTRGGVDFATTPVLSIGSATPHIPSRHLQTEDLSSTLAQLAAAVPARSDSLDSETLYAPTHLEPPEHDGDGVRYHDGMHVLDRVIPAEADIFVDAGNTGAAAVHYLGARHRGRYVVALGVGGMGYAFGAGIGCAFARGGRTVVVAGDGAFFMHGMEIHTAIEHRLPVTFVIVNNNAHAMCVTREQLYYGGEYSFNRFTPSHIGAGMGAMFPSLMCRSADTVADFEAAMHAAMAHGGPAVVEVICSTDEIPPFAPFLSSDIAKEKTHDRHDCRSIQAWPESLARA from the coding sequence ATGCGCTTGGTCGACTGGCTCGTCCTGGAGTTGCGTCGTCACCATGTCGATGTCGTCTTCGGGGTCGACGGTGCGAACATCGAGGATCTCTACGATGCCGTGCACTACGCGCCGGGTATCCAGGCCGTCGTCGCCAAGCACGAGTTCTCGGCCGGCACCATGGCCGACGGCTATGCGCGTGCCGCCTCGCGGATGAGCGTAGTGGCCGCGACCTCAGGCGGCGGCGCTGTCAATCTTGTTCCTGCGCTTGCTGAATCGTATGCGAGCCGGGTGCCGGTGCTGGCGATCGTGGGCCAGCCGCCGCGCCCGCTGGAGGGTAACGGGGCGTTCCAGGATGGGAGTGGGCGCGCCGGGAGCATGGATCTGCAGGCGGTTTTCCGGCCCATTTCCGGCTACTGCACCCGAGTGGAAAATCCCGAGGAAATCGCCGAGGCGCTCGGTCATGCCCTGGCCGCGCTTCGGGACGGTCTGCCGGCGGTTCTCTTGATACCTAAAGACGTCCAGCAGGCGCGCCTGCACGCCACACCACAGCTGCCGGAGCCGCACGTGCGGCCTGGAGCGGTGCCCGCACAGCTTGCCGACTTCGCCAAGCATCTGGCCGATGCGCCGGGACGGGTGCTGGTGGTAGCGGGGCCGGAGGTGGCACGACACAATGCCCGCGGCGAGCTATCGGATCTCCTCGATCGTCTCGATGCCTTTGTCGCGGTGTCGCCCGACGCCAAAGATGCTGTAGACGGCGATGATCCACGGCTGCTGGGCGTCATCGGGGTGATGGGACACCCGGCCGTCGAAAGGGTACTGCGCCACGGTGTGACGTGTGTCTGCATCGGGACCACCATGCCCGTGATGACCCGAGGCGGTGTCGACTTCGCGACGACGCCGGTGCTCTCGATCGGTTCGGCGACACCACATATCCCGTCCCGCCACCTGCAGACCGAGGACCTGTCATCGACCCTGGCCCAGCTCGCCGCCGCTGTGCCGGCGCGTTCGGACTCGTTGGACAGTGAAACGCTCTACGCACCAACCCATCTGGAACCGCCCGAGCATGACGGCGACGGTGTCAGGTACCACGATGGCATGCACGTTCTCGACCGGGTGATTCCTGCGGAGGCGGATATCTTCGTCGATGCGGGTAACACCGGCGCTGCCGCGGTGCATTACCTGGGCGCCCGGCACCGGGGCCGTTATGTTGTCGCACTCGGTGTGGGCGGCATGGGGTACGCCTTCGGTGCGGGCATCGGCTGTGCGTTCGCGCGCGGCGGCCGCACCGTGGTGGTCGCGGGGGACGGGGCATTCTTCATGCACGGCATGGAGATTCACACGGCGATCGAGCACCGGCTGCCGGTGACATTCGTCATTGTCAACAACAACGCACACGCCATGTGCGTCACCCGTGAGCAGCTGTATTACGGAGGGGAGTACAGCTTCAACCGGTTCACGCCCTCGCATATCGGGGCCGGGATGGGCGCGATGTTCCCGAGTCTGATGTGCCGTTCGGCCGATACGGTGGCCGATTTCGAGGCCGCCATGCATGCGGCGATGGCCCATGGCGGTCCCGCTGTGGTGGAGGTCATCTGTTCCACCGACGAGATACCCCCGTTTGCCCCGTTCTTGTCATCCGATATCGCTAAGGAGAAAACGCATGACCGACACGATTGCCGAAGCATCCAAGCCTGGCCTGAAAGCCTTGCCCGCGCTTAG
- a CDS encoding 3-oxoacyl-ACP synthase III family protein: MTISIFDISSYLPENRVSADYFAQYAKDDDLAENVMFRSPAFRHHVAADESAVDMAERAVAGLKDRHGDSVLDEVDILLTHTQLPDLPFVGCGGEVANRLQIRPEWILDIHNGGCVSFVLMLKLVQQMMDSSSARSALIVNMQNAAGQIFVQEQVRSTAQASIPGDGATAALITRDGTSPVLGIETRNFGEFAGDMTYAVTPHRKYWEAGAGQGRVAFTEHKISKVLARGNRMVPEVALAVCDRIGLPSTDLDALVTNQPNRIFLRNWRDALQLPREKHPDTFDECGNLFGVGIPHTLDQAISDGQVKSGDTVMLAGFAHAGDYAAAAAVRWGGRGL, translated from the coding sequence ATGACCATTAGCATCTTCGACATCTCCAGCTATCTTCCCGAGAACCGGGTCAGCGCCGATTACTTCGCGCAGTACGCCAAGGATGACGATCTGGCGGAGAACGTCATGTTCCGCAGCCCGGCCTTCCGGCATCACGTCGCCGCCGACGAGTCCGCGGTGGACATGGCCGAACGTGCGGTCGCCGGACTCAAGGATCGGCACGGCGACAGCGTGCTGGACGAGGTGGACATTCTGCTGACACATACCCAGCTGCCCGACCTACCCTTCGTGGGTTGCGGTGGGGAGGTGGCGAACCGGCTGCAGATCCGCCCGGAATGGATCTTGGACATACACAACGGTGGCTGCGTCTCGTTCGTTCTGATGCTCAAGCTCGTGCAGCAGATGATGGACTCGTCGAGCGCCCGTTCGGCCCTCATCGTGAACATGCAGAATGCGGCCGGCCAGATCTTCGTACAAGAGCAGGTGCGCTCCACCGCACAGGCTTCCATTCCGGGGGACGGCGCCACCGCGGCGCTGATCACCCGCGATGGGACTTCCCCGGTACTGGGCATCGAGACGCGGAACTTCGGCGAGTTCGCGGGCGACATGACGTACGCGGTGACGCCTCATCGCAAGTACTGGGAGGCCGGGGCAGGGCAGGGGAGGGTGGCGTTCACCGAGCACAAGATCAGCAAGGTGCTGGCCCGTGGCAATCGCATGGTGCCCGAGGTGGCCCTGGCCGTCTGCGATCGAATCGGACTTCCGTCAACGGATCTGGACGCGTTGGTGACCAACCAGCCGAACCGCATATTTCTGCGGAACTGGCGCGATGCCCTGCAGCTGCCCCGGGAGAAGCACCCGGACACCTTCGACGAGTGCGGCAACCTCTTCGGGGTGGGCATTCCGCACACTCTCGATCAGGCGATCTCCGACGGTCAGGTCAAGTCCGGCGACACGGTGATGCTGGCAGGTTTCGCCCACGCCGGTGACTATGCGGCAGCGGCGGCCGTGCGGTGGGGAGGGAGGGGCCTGTGA
- a CDS encoding aminotransferase class I/II-fold pyridoxal phosphate-dependent enzyme, producing the protein MGREGPVTVSPLRLALNENPYRPLPSVRDALRHDIAEVNRYPEFLPVVLPRLIAERVGMTPEEVVVGVGATGVALQVLQALCQPGDSLVFAHPTFDGYPILADIAGLIQVPIPLADNGITDLDELLGAAYDADAAAVVLCRPHNPTGTLIPADQVYEFVRAAPPTSVVILDEAYIEFVDPDEHLDVPLLLAIHPNLVVLRTFSKAYGLAGLRIGYGLAAPAVCGVIRRYQLPFGMNRAAAVAVAASYAAEDELRLRVDSIVYERDRLRERLAQMGAHIPESHANFVYLPARGDGERWMSILGTDDVVAKEYPDGGVRLTVGDPREMAIVARRLLEVDEIGESAAPQLSRPAS; encoded by the coding sequence GTGGGGAGGGAGGGGCCTGTGACGGTCAGTCCACTCCGATTGGCATTGAACGAGAATCCTTATCGTCCACTGCCATCGGTGCGCGATGCGCTCAGGCATGACATTGCGGAGGTGAACAGATACCCCGAGTTCTTGCCCGTGGTGCTTCCGCGACTGATCGCCGAACGGGTGGGCATGACACCGGAAGAAGTGGTGGTGGGCGTCGGCGCCACCGGCGTCGCGCTGCAGGTGCTGCAGGCGCTCTGTCAGCCGGGCGATTCGCTGGTGTTTGCGCACCCGACATTCGACGGCTATCCGATACTGGCCGATATCGCCGGGTTGATCCAGGTTCCGATTCCGCTGGCAGATAACGGGATCACAGATCTGGATGAGCTACTGGGTGCGGCGTATGACGCCGATGCCGCCGCCGTGGTGCTGTGCCGGCCCCACAACCCGACCGGAACACTGATACCCGCGGACCAGGTCTATGAGTTCGTCCGCGCGGCGCCGCCGACCAGTGTGGTGATCCTCGACGAGGCCTACATCGAATTCGTGGATCCCGACGAACATCTGGACGTTCCGCTTCTTCTTGCGATACACCCGAACCTGGTGGTGCTGCGTACCTTCTCGAAGGCATACGGGTTGGCGGGGCTGCGGATCGGCTATGGGTTGGCCGCTCCCGCGGTCTGTGGTGTCATTCGTAGATACCAGCTCCCATTCGGCATGAACCGTGCGGCGGCAGTGGCGGTGGCCGCCTCGTATGCGGCCGAAGACGAGCTGCGACTGCGGGTCGATTCTATTGTCTACGAGCGTGATCGGCTCAGGGAACGGCTCGCTCAGATGGGTGCGCATATCCCGGAGTCGCATGCCAATTTCGTGTATCTGCCGGCGCGCGGTGACGGCGAGCGCTGGATGTCCATCCTGGGAACCGATGATGTTGTCGCGAAGGAGTATCCCGATGGCGGTGTTCGGCTCACCGTCGGCGACCCACGAGAAATGGCGATCGTCGCGCGGCGGCTGCTGGAGGTCGACGAGATCGGCGAAAGCGCAGCGCCGCAGTTGAGTAGACCGGCGTCATAG
- a CDS encoding class I SAM-dependent methyltransferase, with protein sequence MSRPEKIHVDLSGAPQTMLATFYAKALDADLPKPILGDRLARDIADRIDYDWSKTTITAGRSPAVTTRSAHFDGWARAFLSRHAEAVVLHLGCGLDGRYFRLNPGAGVQWYDIDYPDVAALRSQLYPTRDNYHVVSASVTDPAWLAHIRGDRPVLAIGEGLTMYLTQADGIALFRRIVDHFPYGELQFDAFNRFGIKTQWSNAVVRRSGATLYWGIDGPEDIIREIPKLQLLEWESPFDSATFQQTRTAYRLLAKAMSVSPTLRYMAQYHRYAF encoded by the coding sequence ATGAGCCGCCCAGAGAAGATCCATGTCGACCTCAGCGGAGCACCGCAGACCATGCTGGCGACGTTCTACGCCAAGGCATTGGATGCCGATCTGCCGAAGCCGATCCTCGGCGACCGGCTGGCCCGTGACATCGCCGACCGCATCGACTACGACTGGTCCAAGACGACCATCACCGCGGGTAGGTCACCGGCCGTCACCACCCGTTCCGCACATTTCGACGGCTGGGCGCGCGCCTTTCTGTCCAGGCACGCCGAGGCCGTGGTGCTGCATCTGGGCTGCGGTCTCGACGGCCGGTATTTCCGGCTGAACCCCGGCGCGGGAGTCCAGTGGTACGACATCGATTACCCCGACGTGGCGGCGCTGCGCAGCCAGCTCTATCCGACACGCGATAACTATCACGTCGTGTCCGCATCGGTGACCGATCCGGCATGGCTCGCGCACATTCGGGGCGACCGCCCGGTGCTCGCAATCGGAGAGGGGCTCACCATGTATCTCACGCAGGCCGACGGCATCGCCCTGTTTCGCCGGATTGTCGATCACTTTCCCTACGGGGAACTGCAATTCGATGCGTTCAACAGGTTCGGCATCAAGACGCAGTGGTCGAACGCGGTGGTGCGACGCTCGGGGGCGACCCTGTATTGGGGCATCGACGGTCCCGAAGACATTATTCGCGAGATCCCCAAGCTGCAGCTCCTCGAGTGGGAGTCACCCTTCGATTCGGCGACCTTCCAACAGACCAGGACCGCGTATCGGCTTCTCGCCAAGGCGATGTCGGTATCGCCGACGCTGCGGTACATGGCGCAGTATCACCGCTACGCATTCTGA
- the dop gene encoding depupylase/deamidase Dop, producing the protein MQRIIGTEVEYGISSPTDPAANPILTSTQAVLAYAAASGIQRAKRTRWDYEVESPLRDARGFDLGRTTGPAPIVDADEVGAANMILTNGARLYVDHAHPEYSAPECTNPLDAVIWDKAGERVMEAAARHVASVPGAARLQLYKNNIDGKGASYGTHENYLMDRQTPFSAIIAGLTPFFVSRQVVTGSGRVGIGPSGDDSGFQLSQRADYIEVEVGLETTLKRGIINTRDEPHADADKYRRLHVIIGDANLAETSTFLKVGTTSLVLDLIESGADLSDLALARPVYAVHVISRDPSLRATVALADGRELTGLALQRIYLERVAELVASRDPDPQADHVLQVWAKVLDLLERDPMECADLLDWPAKLRLLEGFRQRENLSWSAPRLHLVDLQYSDVRLDKGLYNRLVARGSMQRMVTEQQVLDAVTRPPSDTRAYFRGECLRRFGADIAAASWDSVIFDLGGDSLVRIPTLEPLRGSKSHVGSLLDSVDSAAELVDQLTT; encoded by the coding sequence ATGCAACGGATCATCGGTACCGAGGTTGAATACGGCATTTCGTCTCCTACGGACCCCGCCGCCAACCCGATCCTCACCTCCACGCAGGCAGTGCTGGCGTACGCCGCGGCCTCGGGGATCCAGCGCGCCAAGCGCACCCGGTGGGATTACGAGGTGGAGTCGCCGCTGCGTGATGCCCGTGGATTCGACCTGGGGCGCACCACCGGTCCGGCTCCTATCGTCGATGCCGACGAGGTAGGGGCGGCCAACATGATCCTCACCAACGGTGCCCGCCTGTACGTCGATCACGCCCACCCGGAGTATTCGGCGCCCGAATGCACCAATCCGCTCGACGCGGTGATCTGGGATAAGGCCGGTGAACGCGTGATGGAGGCCGCCGCCCGCCACGTCGCCAGCGTGCCCGGCGCCGCGCGGCTGCAGCTGTACAAGAACAACATCGACGGTAAGGGTGCCTCCTACGGCACCCACGAGAACTACCTGATGGACCGTCAGACGCCGTTCTCGGCGATCATCGCGGGCCTGACGCCGTTCTTCGTGTCGCGCCAGGTGGTCACGGGTTCCGGCCGGGTGGGAATCGGGCCCTCCGGCGACGACTCGGGCTTTCAGTTGTCGCAGCGTGCCGACTACATCGAAGTAGAGGTCGGTCTGGAAACCACGCTCAAGCGCGGCATCATCAACACCCGCGACGAGCCGCATGCCGACGCCGACAAGTACCGGCGCTTGCACGTCATCATCGGTGACGCCAACCTTGCCGAGACCTCGACGTTCCTGAAGGTGGGTACCACCTCGCTGGTACTCGACCTGATCGAATCCGGGGCCGATCTCTCGGACCTGGCCCTGGCGCGGCCGGTGTACGCGGTGCACGTGATCAGTCGTGATCCGTCGCTGCGGGCCACCGTGGCGCTTGCGGACGGCCGAGAGCTGACAGGCCTTGCACTGCAACGTATTTACTTGGAGCGGGTGGCTGAGTTGGTCGCCTCCCGCGACCCGGATCCGCAGGCCGATCACGTGCTGCAGGTGTGGGCCAAGGTTCTCGATCTGCTGGAGCGCGATCCGATGGAATGCGCCGACCTGCTGGACTGGCCCGCCAAGCTGCGGCTGCTGGAAGGATTCCGGCAACGCGAGAATCTGAGCTGGTCGGCACCGCGTCTGCATCTGGTCGACCTGCAGTACTCCGATGTGCGCCTGGACAAGGGGCTCTACAACCGGCTGGTGGCCCGCGGGTCCATGCAGCGGATGGTCACCGAGCAACAGGTGCTGGACGCGGTCACGCGGCCCCCGTCGGATACCCGCGCCTACTTCCGGGGCGAGTGCCTGCGCCGCTTCGGCGCCGACATTGCCGCCGCCAGCTGGGACTCGGTGATCTTCGACCTGGGTGGGGATTCGCTTGTCAGGATTCCAACGCTGGAGCCGCTGCGCGGGAGCAAGAGCCACGTGGGCTCGCTGCTGGATTCGGTCGATTCGGCTGCTGAACTGGTCGATCAGCTCACCACGTAA